The region CATAGGCATCCCATAGATGCCTGGCCTGTTTGAGCGCCTCCCCCGATGCATCGACCGCGACAACAGCGAGATCCTCCTCACGATCCGGACGATACTGATGCAGCCAGTCGCGCACGGCCAATGTGCCGGTGCCTGGTCCCGCCCCCACATCCAGCACGCGGATCTGAGCACCGCGCCCTTGTTCCGTCCAGTCCTGCGGCATCTCATCGAGCACGCTTTGAATCTTAGAGAGATTTACCGGGAGGAAATACCGGAGATAGGCCGCGGCATAGGCCGGATTATCCAGATAGCCAGCCAAAAGAGAGGATCGATCTTTCGTGAAAAGTTTTGAGAGGTCAGCCACGGCCTGAGCAGGGCGATCCCGCCCGCCTCGTACCATGCCATTGGTAACCTGCTCAATGGAATTGAGCACCTGTACTGAGAGCCGTGCGGCCCCCTTGCCGTTGAAGGTCATCATAGCCTAATGTATGCGTAACTAAGACTGGAGGGCAACCATGAATGATCCCGTTCTTGAGGCATATAAAGAGGTCGAGGCGGCAATGGAACGTTTCACCCAAGTCCTACACGAACATGTGCTCTATCTGCAAAATAGCGAGCCGCCTGGGTCAGACAAAGTCGTCCGGATGACGAATGGCTCCAAGGCCATGCGCGATAGCGCTGGAATCTACCTCTCCTATGCCAAGTATGTGGCCTACGGCATGCCTGCCAGCGAGGATTTGATCGAGGACGAATTACAGGGCTAACCGCCAGTCGTCAGCGATCAGCCTTCTGCATTCAACGCTGGCTGCTGAAGACTCATTCGAAAATAAAGAGCCCGTCAGGATCTCATCCTGACGGGCTCTTTATCTATACGCTCGTGCTCGTTAGATGCTGCGCATGAAATGCGCGACGTCTTCCTGATTGACCGCGCCGCCCATCACCTGAGACAGGGCGACGTTGGTCGACTTCTTTCCGGTCAGACCGGACTCGACTTCGTCCACAATCAATTCCACCGGCATCGACTGACCGCCATAGACGCGCGGGCCGCCGATGATCTTCGCCTTGGAGAAGCCGTAAATCGCCGTGGCCACTTCCTTCGCCAGCCAGCCGACATAATTGAATTCCGGCACGACGATCAGCTTGGCATTGGCGCACAGCTTCCGCAGCTCCTGCGTCGGGAACGGGCGGAGGGACCGGACCTTGATCAGGCCAATCTTGATGCCCTTTTCGGCGCAAATCCGAACTGCTTCCCGCGACTGCGCACAAGCGCTCCCTGAGGCAATAATCACCGCCTCGGCGCCATCGACGTTTTCGGCCGTAACCAAGCCGCCCATATATTGATTGATGTACTTGCGTGACCGCTCCACCGCCGCCCAGACTTCCTGCTGCCAGACCGCGTGAATGTTGTACGCCATGAAGTTCGACTTTTGAACCGGAGCATCGCGGGACAAACGCGCGGGAGGATTCTCCGCATCGAGCACCGGCACCGCGCCATGGTACGCTTCCCGAGGGGGAAGCTTAATCCCGCGATCCTGCATGCGCACATACCCGCGTGCGTGGGTGACAAAGAACCCGTCGCAGCAGACGCCAACAGGAAGGGTGACGTCGTTCTTTTCGCTGATGATAAACCCGGCCATCGTGAAGTCGAACATGTCCTGCTGATTTTCAGCATGAAACACGATCATGCCGCAATTCAGCAGATAGGAGACTTCGATGTTATCGGGCTGAATCGCCAGAGGCGCGTTCACGACACGGCAGGTAAACATCGCGACGGCGGGCAACCGATGCCCTGGCCATGAGGCAATCCCTTCAAGACCGCGCAACGTGCCGGGACCAGCCGTCGCCGTGTAGCACCGCACCCCGGAACGCGACCCGCCGGCAATAGCGGCCATGACGCCGACTTCTTCTTCGCCGCGGTAATACTCCTTGACGTAGCCTTCGCCGTACAGCACGCCGACCAGCTGCATCGTTTCGCTCTGCGGCGTGATGGGGTAGGCGATCGCGAGATCGACGTTCGAGCGGCGAATGGCCTCCTTGGCGGCTTCACTGCCCGTAATAAACTCTTTCGTCCGCGGGGCTTCATGAAACATATACTCGGGCGTCACCACCCGCTGTCTCTTTGCCTCGGCATGCGGATCCTTTTTGGCTTCCACCTTTGGAGCCGCGACACTGGTGCCTGGATTATTTTTCACTTCGGCTTCGCTCATAGTTATACCTCTTGGCTATATCGCCGTGACCGACCCTCTACCCCTCGCGCTTCATCTGCTCAGCTGAATGGCCGAACGCCGAGGCGCTCGTCCCGCTCGCTGCCACCGGCGCAAAGGTCATAGGGTTGGTGTGCGTTTTCCCACCGTGAACTTTCGATTGCGTGCCGGTAAAGCGAACGTTCTCGCCATTGGCCGGCAACTTGATCCCCATTTCTTCACGGACTTTCTTGAAGATCTGGGCGGTTTTCTTCAACTTGAGCGTATCCGAGTCCCGAATGGTCAACATCGCATCTTCATGGCCCTGCTCGGCGCAGATGGCCATGGTGCAACAGTTTGTGCCCGCCCGAATCATCTTGAGGGTCAGGTTGGCGTAGTGGCAATGGACCCCGACGAAAATACAGGCTTCGATCTTGTTGCCCCAGATCGTCAAATTCGGGTGATTCGGATTGATGACTTCCTCCGGATCGATCTTGGGATACTTGGGGCGATAGTCCGGCATGGGAATAATCATGACATCCGGGATTTGCGCGGCGACTTCAAGCAAGGCCTTCGCCTTTTCAACCGCGTGCTCATTCCAGGCCCATAACACCAACGGCCCAGGGAAAATGGTGGCATTGGGACTCGTCAGCATCTTCCTGGCCATTTCTTCAATGACCTTATCCTCATTGGTCTCGAGCAGCCCGTA is a window of Nitrospira sp. DNA encoding:
- a CDS encoding transketolase C-terminal domain-containing protein codes for the protein MSEAEVKNNPGTSVAAPKVEAKKDPHAEAKRQRVVTPEYMFHEAPRTKEFITGSEAAKEAIRRSNVDLAIAYPITPQSETMQLVGVLYGEGYVKEYYRGEEEVGVMAAIAGGSRSGVRCYTATAGPGTLRGLEGIASWPGHRLPAVAMFTCRVVNAPLAIQPDNIEVSYLLNCGMIVFHAENQQDMFDFTMAGFIISEKNDVTLPVGVCCDGFFVTHARGYVRMQDRGIKLPPREAYHGAVPVLDAENPPARLSRDAPVQKSNFMAYNIHAVWQQEVWAAVERSRKYINQYMGGLVTAENVDGAEAVIIASGSACAQSREAVRICAEKGIKIGLIKVRSLRPFPTQELRKLCANAKLIVVPEFNYVGWLAKEVATAIYGFSKAKIIGGPRVYGGQSMPVELIVDEVESGLTGKKSTNVALSQVMGGAVNQEDVAHFMRSI
- a CDS encoding carbon monoxide dehydrogenase beta subunit family protein, giving the protein MGTTQDTRERIIVPGPAGFHPPSAAQLGVQLPDPGQGLYYGLLETNEDKVIEEMARKMLTSPNATIFPGPLVLWAWNEHAVEKAKALLEVAAQIPDVMIIPMPDYRPKYPKIDPEEVINPNHPNLTIWGNKIEACIFVGVHCHYANLTLKMIRAGTNCCTMAICAEQGHEDAMLTIRDSDTLKLKKTAQIFKKVREEMGIKLPANGENVRFTGTQSKVHGGKTHTNPMTFAPVAASGTSASAFGHSAEQMKREG